A window of the Helianthus annuus cultivar XRQ/B chromosome 4, HanXRQr2.0-SUNRISE, whole genome shotgun sequence genome harbors these coding sequences:
- the LOC110935582 gene encoding uncharacterized protein At1g51745 has product MGSFSEANGYNIDSAVGGLVWIRRRNGSWWPGRILSPNELPESCLLSPRRSGVPVQLLGKEDASVEWYNLEKSKRVKPFRCGEYDECIKKAKATATISCKKAAKYAHREDAILQALELENSQLSKSHNHESTSQTENNDSSDSEDDGTEGSMKRMRGLEDLGLGTAISSFKKKRSRAVCHPLTNVLKKTEMVTVPVTCEELTGLNGPSFSDNKMSHSTGNVVNSDSEANDCKRKENENSSKSDLLDNDRSSGRLFDVPFIREEKHSAGSSPGFVPETGRVGAGPVGTVSVEPDEFQESRSISSGVEINHIMDNGTSNWQNKGKRNSRNKNKTKTMQKILDPDDELRKVNMVDLMASQRSVPIRQPRSKKTDTGILYDVNVEVKAGHGSQHLPYVSLMSNFTAQTVTGHSLEVEVLNDTVSDLSLNNSSECLSSSCELGGVNKVNVVNEDVNMVPRLSRKPRKKGLLSNKKIRRLSSLTSSKSETRTLKRPDLACVPLKVVFGRIYSALGISSADAASDP; this is encoded by the exons ATGGGGAGTTTTTCTGAAGCAAATGGGTATAATATTGACTCAGCGGTGGGCGGGTTGGTTTGGATCCGGCGAAGAAACGGGTCGTGGTGGCCGGGGAGGATATTAAGTCCTAACGAGTTACCGGAAAGTTGTTTGCTTTCGCCTAGGAGATCGGGTGTTCCGGTGCAGCTACTTGGAAAAGAAGATGCAAGTGT GGAGTGGTATAATCTTGAGAAATCTAAACGTGTAAAACCATTTCGATGCGGTGAATATGACGAATGCATTAAAAAAGCAAAAGCTACTGCAACCATTTCTTGCAAAAAAGCGGCAAAATACGCACATAGGGAAGACGCAATTCTTCAAGCCCTTGAGCTCGAAAATTCCCAATTATCAAAAAGTCACAATCACGAGAGCACCTCGCAAACCGAAAATAACGACTCGAGTGATTCAGAAGACGATGGAACAGAAGGAAGTATGAAACGTATGCGGGGATTAGAAGACCTTGGGTTAGGAACGGCAATTTCGTCATTTAAGAAAAAGCGGTCCCGAGCGGTATGCCATCCGTtgaccaatgttttaaaaaagaCCGAAATGGTTACCGTTCCTGTTACGTGTGAAGAACTCACGGGTCTAAACGGGCCGAGCTTTTCCGACAACAAAATGTCTCATAGCACCGGCAATGTCGTTAATAGTGACAGTGAGGCAAATGATTGCAAACGGAAAGAGAACGAAAACTCGAGTAAATCAGATTTACTTGACAATGATCGTTCTTCTGGAAGGCTCTTTGATGTCCCTTTTATTCGAGAAGAAAAACATAGTGCAG GTTCTTCTCCTGGATTTGTACCTGAAACGGGTCGGGTCGGTGCTGGGCCCGTTGGAACCGTATCAGTGGAACCTGATGAATTTCAAGAATCGCGTTCGATCAGTTCAGGTGTGGAAATCAACCATATAATGGACAATGGTACTTCAAATTGGCAGAATAAAGGGAAAAGAAATTcaagaaataaaaacaaaaccaaaaccaTGCAGAAAATTCTGGACCCGGATGACGAGTTAAGAAAAGTCAACATGGTTGACTTAATGGCCTCACAAAGATCGGTGCCTATTCGTCAGCCCCGTTCGAAAAAAACTGATACGGGTATCCTTTATGATGTCAACGTCGAGGTGAAAGCGGGCCATGGTTCTCAACATCTTCCGTACGTGTCTCTTATGAGTAACTTTACGGCCCAAACCGTAACGGGCCATTCACTTGAAGTCGAGGTTTTGAACGATACAGTTTCTGATCTTTCATTGAATAATAGTTCCGAATGCCTTAGTAGTAGCTGTGAGTTAGGTGGGGTCAACAAGGTCAATGTGGTCAACGAGGACGTCAACATGGTCCCAAGACTTTCCAGAAAACCGAGAAAAAAGGGGCTTTTATCTAACAAGAAGATCCGAAGGTTATCATCATTAACGAGCTCCAAAAGTGAAACAAGGACGCTTAAGAGGCCTGATTTAGCTTGTGTTCCGTTGAAGGTTGTTTTTGGTAGGATATATTCGGCATTGGGTATTAGTTCTGCTGATGCAGCGTCCGACCCGTGA